The following proteins come from a genomic window of Montipora foliosa isolate CH-2021 chromosome 2, ASM3666993v2, whole genome shotgun sequence:
- the LOC137993586 gene encoding uncharacterized protein has protein sequence MRLVPVFLVVCLVTVDAGLLDLFSKKVPIRKFDLGSAVQKIGQVFAGKFNPSKFLPQLIPKQLEASESSNKSPKFCGKYECPLFYEEELNKTSDYKLRCYPKSYKWVTTRCDGTSSKRESFMRLFKYINGSNMAGMKMDMTVPVAMQIKLRSQSMSYQTMSFFIPFEHQLDAPTPTDRNVKLEITEPFCAYVKVYGGYSSLSKVRENYQTLVEALKEDGRGDDISSDGIYSAGYDSLMKFWKRHNEIWIVSINHKPKSENRSILESPTKSKPIISVDEPLAVEKSPEFCDDHDCPSFYEEELNATDFKLRCYPMSYKWVSTSVTNMNPKAADRTAFWRLFSYIQGSNAEQMKIDMTVPVTMKMQPLQSGSGSQFVEKNYTMSFFIPFKHQEDAPAPSADNVMLTNVKPFCAYVKEYGGFSDMTKVAMYYKELVAALKKHNLEDDFYTNMFYTAGYDDPRKLFKRHNEIWLVSKSRNPVNELLESRIRSR, from the exons ATGAGGTTAGTCCCTGTATTTCTTGTGGTCTGCCTGGTGACTGTGGACGCTGGGCTTTTAGATCTTTTCTCTAAAAAAGTGCCCATTAGGAAATTTGACCTTGGTTCAGCTGTTCAAAAGATTGGTCAGGTTTTTGCCGGCAAATTCAATCCATCCAAGTTTCTGCCGCAACTCATTCCAAAGCAACTTGAAGCTTCTGAGTCGTCAAATAAATCCCCGAAATTCTGCGGCAAATATGAATGCCCGCTCTTTTACGAAGAGGAGCTAAACAAGACTAGCGACTATAAACTTCGCTGCTATCCAAAATCCTACAAATGGGTGACTACTCGATGTGATG GTACCAGCAGCAAACGAGAGTCCTTCATGCGCCTTTTCAAATACATCAACGGCAGCAATATGGCCGGAATGAAAATGGACATGACGGTTCCCGTTGCTATGCAAATAAAACTTCGATCCCAATCGATGTCATATCAAACCATGAGCTTCTTCATTCCATTTGAACACCAGCTAGACGCACCCACACCAACTGATAGAAATGTCAAGCTGGAAATAACCGAACCATTTTGCGCCTACGTGAAAGTGTACGGTGGCTATTCAAGTTTGTCGAAAGTTCGAGAGAATTACCAGACACTTGTAGAAGCCCTTAAGGAAGATGGCCGCGGCGATGATATCAGCTCTGATGGTATTTATTCTGCAGGTTACGACTCTCTCATGAAGTTCTGGAAACGTCACAATGAAATTTGGATCGTCAGCATAAACCACAAGCCCAAATCCGAAAATAGGTCTATTCTAGAATCCCCCACGAAGTCAAAGCCAATCATATCCGTTGATGAGCCACTCGCGGTTGAAAAGTCTCCAGAATTCTGTGATGATCACGATTGTCCATCTTTCTACGAGGAGGAGCTTAATGCTACCGACTTCAAGCTACGTTGCTATCCCATGTCTTATAAGTGGGTGTCTACGAGTGTAACAA ATATGAATCCCAAGGCTGCCGATAGGACGGCGTTCTGGCGTCTTTTCAGTTACATACAAGGCAGTAACGCAGAACAAATGAAGATTGACATGACCGTTCCTGTAACGATGAAGATGCAACCCCTCCAGTCTGGATCCGGCTCTCAGTTTGTCGAGAAGAACTACACGATGAGCTTCTTTATCCCCTTTAAGCACCAAGAAGACGCCCCTGCCCCCTCTGCAGATAATGTTATGTTAACAAATGTCAAACCGTTCTGTGCCTACGTGAAAGAGTATGGCGGCTTCTCGGACATGACGAAGGTCGCGATGTATTACAAGGAGCTTGTAGCAGCACTGAAAAAGCATAACCTGGAGGATGATTTCTACACCAATATGTTTTATACTGCCGGCTACGACGACCCTCGCAAGCTATTCAAACGACACAATGAAATCTGGCTCGTCAGTAAAAGCCGCAATCCAGTTAACGAACTTTTGGAAAGCCGTATTCGCAGTCGGTA